A stretch of the Nakaseomyces glabratus chromosome L, complete sequence genome encodes the following:
- the KHA1 gene encoding Kha1p (CAGL0L03498g~Ortholog(s) have potassium:proton antiporter activity, role in monovalent inorganic cation transport and Golgi apparatus, endoplasmic reticulum, mitochondrion localization) — translation MAEIGGVLSGVNPFHYNPGSPITLFLFQVCLILATCNLVHIPFSKLRQPKVISEVTAGVILGPTVFGQIPNYTETVFPQSSIPGLNLTANLGIILFMFFLGLEVDIAFIRKHLKSAISIGLVTLAVPFGCGCLIAIPLYSNYANKDPNARHIKFTVFMVFIAVSMAVTAFPVLSRILNELRLIKERPGIIVLGAGIINDILGWILLALSVILSSAESSPVNTVYILLITLGWFLIYFYPLKYIVRWALIKTHELDRSKPSPIATMCILFIMFISAYFTDIIGVHAIFGAFIAGLIVPRENHYVVKLTERMEDIPNIVLIPIYFAVAGLNVDLTLLNKGKDWGYVFLSIAVAIASKVVSGTAMAKLHGLYWRESMAIGVLMSCKGIVEIVVLTVGLNAGIISHKIFGMFILMALVSTFVTTPLTQLVYPNSYREQLKKEQPSDNESTVLIQKDDSTDCDYQNKMNWHELKQYSIPRVINVINTPEIISSSLEFLNFFLFKGNVDKQPRSSNKDLLISRVSTGSTIKSSSKLKKLTHSLKRMNEESNEKMATIGEYPTGFSNMSTLRAIHLRLLTERTTDLLQSSSLYNDDPLFTANSDYILNIFEIFSNLSKVPFTSEVIFSTMREKGVNATRLQMMPNELVLFPLKGASYEHKGSPGLSDEKYSSFDHFLSHIIGLNELPSIFFQTLASDLKTNFAMLISNTCGRLSIERFKKKHFILLLPNPNMTHSDFLGLYILLKLCYNDSLSHENNIFSIYYNNMNTRFEEEFQNLIADQYWFDDVNLKISSITASIKTEGDYRTKPFVESVLEKGLSSEELEDLEESTFIIAENKFDRNEPFENDVKSTIYDAANKRFNVLIVHYFNRVNFPHKSSFISTE, via the coding sequence TATTCCAGGCTTAAACTTGACGGCCAATCTCggaattattttatttatgttttttttgggaCTGGAGGTTGATATTGCATTTATAAGAAAGCATTTAAAGTCTGCAATTTCCATTGGCCTTGTAACATTAGCAGTTCCATTTGGATGTGGTTGCCTAATAGCCATTCCACTATACTCAAACTATGCAAATAAAGATCCAAATGCGAGACATATTAAATTTACCGTATTTATGGTATTTATAGCTGTTTCTATGGCAGTAACTGCATTTCCTGTATTATCCAGAATTCTGAATGAATTACGGTTGATTAAAGAAAGACCTGGCATTATTGTTCTTGGGGCTGGGattatcaatgatattTTAGGTTGGATTTTGTTGGCATTAAGTGTTATTTTGTCAAGTGCCGAGTCAAGTCCAGTTAATACTGTCTACATTCTGCTAATAACATTAGGCTGGTTcctaatatatttttaccCACTGAAATACATTGTTCGTTGGGCACTAATTAAAACACATGAATTAGATAGAAGCAAACCATCACCGATAGCCACCATGTGCATTCTTTTCATAATGTTTATTTCTGCTTACTTTACTGATATTATTGGTGTGCATGCTATCTTTGGAGCATTTATAGCTGGTCTTATTGTTCCTAGAGAAAATCACTATGTTGTGAAATTGACAGAAAGGATGGAAGATATACCAAACATTGTTTTGATTCCAATCTACTTTGCTGTAGCTGGTCTAAATGTAGATTTGACACTTTTAAATAAAGGAAAAGATTGGGGTTACGTATTCTTATCCATCGCAGTAGCAATTGCAAGTAAAGTAGTATCAGGCACTGCCATGGCTAAATTGCATGGGTTGTATTGGAGAGAATCAATGGCAATTGGCGTTTTGATGTCTTGTAAAGGTATTGTCGAGATTGTTGTATTAACTGTTGGTCTAAATGCTGGCATCATAAGTCACAAGATTTTTGGCATGTTTATTTTAATGGCTTTGGTATCAACTTTTGTCACAACACCATTAACACAATTAGTTTATCCAAATTCTTACCGAGAgcaattaaaaaaagaacagcCATCTGATAACGAATCTACCGTTTTAATTCAGAAGGACGATTCGACGGACTGTGActatcaaaataaaatgaacTGGCATGAATTAAAACAATATTCTATACCAAGAGTAATTAATGTCATCAATACGCCAGagataatatcatcatcactaGAATTTTTAAACTTTTTCCTATTTAAAGGAAATGTGGATAAACAGCCAAGGTCATCGAACAAAGACCTGCTGATCAGCAGAGTATCTACTGGTTCAACAATTAAATCTTCATctaaattaaaaaaattaacaCATTCTCTAAAACGTATGAATGAGGAGTCAAATGAGAAAATGGCGACGATAGGAGAATATCCAACTGGTTTTAGTAACATGTCTACGTTGAGAGCAATCCATCTAAGATTACTAACAGAAAGAACAACCGACTTACTTCAATCTTCCTCATTGTATAACGATGACCCACTCTTCACTGCAAACTCCGATTACATtctcaatatttttgaaatcttcTCAAATCTAAGTAAGGTACCATTTACAAGTGAAGTTATTTTTTCCACCATGCGTGAGAAAGGCGTAAATGCCACTAGATTACAAATGATGCCAAATGAACTAGTTCTCTTTCCTTTGAAGGGAGCTTCTTATGAACATAAAGGAAGTCCTGGCTTGAGTGACGAAAAGTATTCCAGTTTTGACCATTTCTTGTCGCATATTATTGGCCTAAATGAGCTCCCatctatttttttccagACGTTAGCTAGtgatttgaaaacaaattttgCTATGCTAATATCGAATACATGTGGAAGATTGAGCATAGAGAGattcaagaagaaacatTTCATTCTATTACTACCTAATCCCAATATGACACACTCTGATTTTCTAGGCTTGTATATCCTTTTGAAGCTTTGCTATAACGACTCCTTGAGCcatgaaaataatatattcagCATTTACTATAATAACATGAACACcagatttgaagaagagttTCAAAATCTGATAGCCGACCAATATTGGTTTGATGATGTGAATTTAAAAATCTCCAGTATTACTGCTAGCATAAAAACTGAGGGTGATTACAGAACGAAACCATTTGTCGAATCAGTGCTAGAAAAAGGTCTCAGTTCAGAGGAACTGGAAGACCTAGAAGAAAGCACATTTATTATTGctgaaaataaatttgataGGAATGAAccatttgaaaatgatgtCAAGAGTACTATATATGATGCTGCTAATAAACGCTTCAATGTCCTCATTGTTCATTATTTTAATCGCGTGAACTTCCCACATAAAAGCTCTTTTATATCAACCGAATAG